From a region of the Impatiens glandulifera chromosome 4, dImpGla2.1, whole genome shotgun sequence genome:
- the LOC124933535 gene encoding transcription factor bHLH30-like codes for MGDKEEEDQEQQKQLIILLQNDTLQAQQLQQEKYMEIEHHHQIQTAPSSSSKILPWSLPPVHPLHNFPQNPVLFPPQYPYGGHFINRLSTRPSSSSLHFTSYATTNTASPISDHHLRFISESLGRPNGSGSFGLGAELGMKMTAQEIMDAKALAASKSHSEAERRRRERISIHLAKLRSLLPSTTKTDKASLLAEVIQHVKELKRQTSVIAENNTIPSETDELSMMDASDEDGKLVIKASLCCEDRADLLPDLIKTLKSLKLKTLKAEITTLGGRVRNILFITGEEDEAEYTLNSVEEALKGVMEKGGNNDESSSGTIKRQRTTSHVNMP; via the exons ATGGGtgacaaagaagaagaagatcaagaacaACAAAAACAGCTAATTATACTTCTTCAAAACGACACCTTACAAGCACAACAACTACAACAAGAAAAATACATGGAAAtagaacatcatcatcaaattcAAACCGCCCCTTCATCTTCCTCAAAAATACTACCATGGTCTCTCCCTCCAGTTCACCCCCTTCACAATTTCCCACAAAACCCGGTTCTCTTCCCACCTCAATACCCTTATGGAGGTCATTTCATCAACCGCCTTTCAACCCGCCCTTCCTCATCCTCCCTTCACTTTACATCATATGCTACTACTAATACTGCCTCTCCAATATCGGATCACCATCTCCGGTTCATATCCGAATCTCTAGGCCGTCCTAACGGGTCGGGTTCATTTGGGCTCGGAGCCGAACTAGGTATGAAGATGACTGCTCAAGAGATAATGGATGCTAAGGCTTTGGCGGCTTCAAAGAGTCATAGTGAGGCTGAGAGACGGCGACGAGAGAGAATCAGTATTCATCTTGCAAAGCTCAGGAGCTTGCTTCCAAGCACAACCAAa acagataaagcatcattgctagCAGAAGTAATCCAACACGTGAAGGAGTTGAAACGCCAAACATCAGTAATCGCCGAAAACAACACAATCCCATCAGAAACCGACGAACTAAGCATGATGGATGCATCAGATGAAGATGGAAAATTAGTAATAAAAGCTTCATTATGTTGTGAAGATAGGGCAGATCTTTTACCTGACCTAATCAAAACCCTAAAATCACTTAAATTAAAAACCCTAAAAGCCGAGATCACAACCCTAGGAGGTCGAGTAAGAAATATCTTGTTTATCACGGGAGAAGAAGATGAGGCTGAATATACATTAAATTCAGTCGAGGAAGCACTCAAGGGTGTAATGGAGAAAGGAGGAAATAATGATGAGTCTTCATCTGGGACAATAAAGAGGCAAAGGACCACTAGTCATGTGAATATGCCatga
- the LOC124934126 gene encoding GDT1-like protein 4: MGLSVVQGFTKSLAMTVLAEIGDKTFFAAAILAMRHPRRLILSGCLSALIVMTILSALVGWAAPNLIPRKWTHHITTLLFLGFGIWSLWDAFRDGESEELAEVEAELDSTWKTNGGSAKAATKDTNDSDKKRRQFLAQFFSPIFLKAFSITFFGEWGDKSQLATIGLAADENPFGVVLGGILGQALCTTAAVLGGKSLAKQISEKIVGLSGGVLFIVFGIQSLLSSTE, encoded by the exons ATGGGTTTATCGGTTGTACAA GGTTTCACCAAGTCCCTTGCTATGACTGTGCTTGCTGAGATCGGCGACAAGACGTTCTTTGCTGCTGCG ATCCTGGCGATGCGCCATCCAAGGAGACTTATCTTATCAGGGTGCTTGTCAGCTTTGATT GTGATGACGATTCTTTCTGCTCTTGTTGGATGGGCAGCTCCAAACCTG ATTCCTCGTAAATGGACTCATCATATAACTACACTATTGTTTTTGGGTTTTGGAATATGGTCCCTGTGGGATGCATTCAGAGATgg GGAGTCCGAAGAATTGGCTGAAGTTGAAGCAGAGTTG GATTCTACCTGGAAAACTAATGGAGGATCAGCTAAAGCAGCTACCAAG GATACTAATGATTCAGATAAGAAAAGGCGACAATTCCTTGCTCAGTTCTTCTCGCCCATATTTCTGAAG GCATTTTCCATTACATTTTTTGGCGAATGGGGTGATAAAAGTCAA CTAGCTACAATTGGTTTGGCTGCAGACGAAAACCCATTTGGTGTTGTTCTCGGTGGAATCTT AGGACAAGCCTTATGCACAACCGCAGCTGTCTTGGGAGGGAAGAGCTTAGCGAAACAGATATCCGAAAAAATA GTTGGACTTTCAGGGGGAGTACTTTTCATTGTATTTGGTATCCAATCCCTTCTTTCAAGCACAGAGTAA
- the LOC124936474 gene encoding homologous-pairing protein 2 homolog, giving the protein MGPPKSDSAEGIVLNFVNEQNRPLNSQNAADSLQKFNLKKTAVQKALDSLADSGRISFKEYGKQKIYIAKQDQFDIPSSEELNQMKGENAKLQEKLDEQKKALSEIEGEIKALQSNLTLEQITEREIKLRKEVTDMEEKLSKLRGGVTLVSQEERNSVEKMYTDMINQWRKRKRIFKELWDAITENSTNDLKKFKEELCIEYDEDVGVSLQTYCDLMQNRRKRARGQ; this is encoded by the exons ATGGGACCTCCTAAATCCGATAGCGCCGAAG GAATCGTGCTCAACTTCGTGAACGAG CAAAATAGGCCATTGAATTCCCAAAATGCGGCCGATTCATTGCAAAAGTTCAACCTAAAAAAGACTGCAGTACAAAAGGCTTTGGATTCACTTGCTGATAGTGGGCGCATATCGTTCAAAGAGTATGGTAAACAGAAAATATACATTGCTAAACAAGATCAATTTGACATTCCAAGTTCTGAAGAGCTTAATCAGATGAAGGGAGAAAATGCCAAGCTACAAGAAAAGCTTGATGAACAAAAGAAAGCATTAAGTGAAATTGAAGGAG AGATCAAAGCTTTGCAGTCAAATTTAACTCTGGAACAGATAACTGAAAGAGAAATCAAATTGAGAAAGGAG GTTACAGACATGGAAGAAAAGCTAAGTAAGCTTCGAGGAGGAGTCACTTTGGTCAGCCAAGAGGAGCGTAATTCCGTGGAGAAAATGTACACAGATATGATAAATCAGTGGAGAAAACGTAAAAGAATTTTCAAAGAATTGTGGGATGCAATAACTGAAAACTCTACAAATGATCTTAAGAAATTCAAG GAGGAGCTATGTATTGAATATGATGAAGATGTGGGTGTGAGTTTGCAGACATATTGCGATCTTATGCAGAACCGAAGGAAGCGAGCCAGGGGTCAGTGA